A portion of the Croceibacterium sp. TMG7-5b_MA50 genome contains these proteins:
- a CDS encoding LysR family transcriptional regulator: protein MLDPRLLRTYAAVCREGSISGAARRLNISQPSVSVAIAQLERRLGTSLFERSRQGIVLTAAGRALRGRAEAMETLLADAAEEVTLATKGVLGPLRIAGTPGALVSLVPQAIGPMEEHGRFALQILERPDAELNDLLRTGEIEIAVATTGIDRQPADIEERSVVRDPFALIVGRAHDALGPAVSLAEVAEFGWVLPEAYGAFHRQIEALFLGTGVPFPTDVIRCDSLLTTKAIVRRTARVCVLPRGVVSAELSIGVLRAVRLSENVTRAIGVRTLRDRPLSVLADRFVQAISSRRMEVSFS, encoded by the coding sequence ATGCTCGATCCCCGCCTGCTCCGCACCTATGCCGCCGTCTGCCGCGAAGGCTCCATCAGCGGGGCGGCGCGCCGGCTCAACATCTCACAGCCGTCGGTCTCCGTCGCCATCGCCCAGCTGGAACGGCGGCTCGGTACCAGCCTGTTCGAACGCAGCCGGCAGGGCATCGTGCTGACCGCCGCCGGGCGTGCGCTGCGCGGCCGGGCGGAGGCGATGGAGACGCTGCTGGCCGACGCGGCGGAGGAGGTGACGCTCGCCACGAAGGGCGTGCTCGGCCCCTTGCGCATCGCCGGCACGCCGGGCGCGCTGGTCAGTCTGGTGCCGCAGGCGATCGGGCCGATGGAGGAACATGGCCGCTTCGCATTGCAGATCCTCGAACGCCCGGACGCGGAGCTGAACGACCTGCTGCGCACCGGGGAGATCGAGATCGCCGTCGCCACTACCGGAATCGACCGCCAGCCTGCGGATATCGAGGAGCGCAGCGTGGTGCGCGATCCCTTCGCGCTGATCGTGGGGCGCGCGCATGACGCGCTCGGCCCGGCGGTGTCGCTGGCCGAGGTCGCGGAATTCGGCTGGGTCCTGCCAGAGGCATATGGCGCGTTCCACCGCCAGATAGAGGCGCTGTTCCTCGGCACCGGGGTCCCCTTCCCCACCGATGTGATCCGCTGCGATTCGCTGCTGACGACCAAGGCCATCGTCCGCCGCACCGCGCGTGTCTGCGTGCTGCCGCGCGGCGTCGTCAGCGCCGAACTGTCGATCGGCGTGCTGCGCGCCGTTCGGTTGTCGGAGAACGTGACCCGCGCCATCGGCGTGCGCACCCTGCGCGATCGCCCGCTCTCCGTGCTGGCCGACCGGTTCGTGCAGGCGATCTCCAGCCGACGGATGGAAGTCAGCTTTTCATAG
- a CDS encoding VOC family protein gives MASPFPLTGLRSVDLTMPDLSAAVEFYTGIWGLHLADRSEGTAWLRATGEDPHVLALHGGGDAAIRSMTFRAAAGTDLSALAERMAGAGADLLHAPRALHEHGGGTAIAARDPRGRTIRVVQGDDLATPLPPAADRPERLAHVNINSTDVDADARFLEAALGFRLTDRSGMMAFERTNSDHHSVVIAAGPVNGLNHVAFQHSGWEGVMRAAGRMVDAGFLIGWGPGRHGPGDNVFVYFVDPFGFVIEHTSEVLQVDDEYRVRGPGDWTWPPGRTDQWGICPPKTAECKAAQIAIPFS, from the coding sequence ATGGCGTCCCCCTTCCCCCTGACGGGCCTGCGCAGCGTGGACCTGACGATGCCCGACCTGTCGGCCGCCGTGGAGTTCTACACCGGCATCTGGGGCCTCCATCTGGCGGACCGGAGCGAAGGCACGGCCTGGCTCCGCGCGACGGGGGAGGACCCGCATGTGCTGGCGCTGCATGGCGGCGGCGATGCCGCGATCCGGTCGATGACCTTCCGCGCCGCGGCCGGCACCGACCTTTCGGCTCTGGCCGAGCGGATGGCGGGGGCGGGCGCGGACCTGCTGCATGCCCCGCGCGCGCTGCACGAACATGGCGGCGGCACGGCCATCGCCGCGCGCGATCCGCGCGGGCGCACCATCCGCGTGGTGCAGGGCGACGACCTCGCCACCCCCCTGCCGCCCGCCGCCGACCGGCCGGAACGACTGGCCCATGTGAACATCAACAGCACCGATGTGGACGCCGATGCCCGGTTCCTGGAGGCGGCGCTGGGCTTCCGCCTGACCGACCGCAGCGGGATGATGGCGTTCGAGCGGACCAACAGTGACCATCATTCGGTCGTCATCGCCGCCGGGCCGGTGAACGGGCTGAACCATGTCGCCTTCCAGCATTCCGGCTGGGAAGGGGTGATGCGCGCCGCCGGGCGGATGGTGGATGCGGGCTTCCTGATCGGCTGGGGGCCGGGCCGCCATGGGCCGGGCGACAATGTCTTTGTCTATTTCGTCGATCCCTTCGGGTTCGTGATCGAGCACACATCAGAGGTGCTGCAGGTGGACGACGAATACCGCGTCAGGGGGCCGGGCGACTGGACCTGGCCCCCCGGCCGGACCGACCAATGGGGCATCTGCCCCCCCAAGACGGCGGAGTGCAAGGCGGCGCAGATCGCCATTCCCTTCAGCTGA
- a CDS encoding quercetin 2,3-dioxygenase family protein: MTELVTDYHLPAGAEPYVVRHGRGLRHLVAGEIVTTLAGGAQTAGAFGVLVADTQQARGPIPMHYHEREYDTWLCTRGQLRVWAEDQCRTLRPGDFAYAAPFARHSYQGVSPRMGFFGVVAPGGWEQFMADAGEVWGMTGLPPADRPFDFSRMGPAMAKHDVHRVPDAAYAEPTAMGADDHDLPADGRSYYLEAGHGPRATLLGHLATTLITRAQTGGTTDMLTIEAGRDAAMPLLRHRATATFLYVLAGEIALTLDGQDYRLTGGDGANIPAGTAYATCVTSGNARWVMASGNGDGGAMWHAAGTPCPGFCYPLDDQRDDGRDRLAGLAGVDVELA; this comes from the coding sequence ATGACGGAACTCGTAACCGACTACCACCTGCCCGCCGGGGCGGAGCCTTACGTGGTGCGCCACGGCCGGGGCCTGCGCCATCTGGTCGCGGGCGAGATCGTGACGACGCTGGCGGGCGGGGCGCAGACCGCCGGCGCCTTCGGCGTGCTGGTGGCCGACACCCAGCAGGCGCGCGGGCCGATCCCGATGCATTATCACGAGCGTGAATATGACACCTGGCTGTGTACCCGGGGCCAGTTGCGCGTGTGGGCGGAGGATCAGTGCCGTACCCTGCGCCCGGGTGACTTCGCCTATGCCGCGCCGTTCGCGCGCCATTCGTACCAGGGGGTGTCCCCGCGCATGGGCTTCTTCGGGGTGGTCGCGCCCGGCGGGTGGGAACAGTTCATGGCCGATGCGGGGGAGGTGTGGGGCATGACCGGCCTGCCCCCGGCGGACCGCCCGTTCGACTTCTCCCGCATGGGTCCTGCCATGGCGAAGCATGACGTGCACCGGGTGCCCGATGCCGCCTATGCCGAGCCAACGGCGATGGGCGCGGACGACCATGACCTGCCGGCGGATGGCCGGTCCTATTACCTGGAGGCGGGACACGGGCCGCGCGCCACGCTGCTGGGGCATCTCGCCACCACGCTGATCACCCGTGCGCAGACCGGCGGCACGACCGACATGCTGACGATCGAGGCCGGGCGCGACGCGGCCATGCCGCTGCTGCGCCACCGCGCCACCGCGACGTTCCTGTATGTGCTGGCGGGGGAGATCGCGCTGACGCTGGACGGGCAGGATTACCGCCTCACCGGCGGCGACGGGGCCAACATTCCGGCGGGCACCGCTTATGCCACCTGTGTCACCAGCGGCAATGCGCGCTGGGTGATGGCGAGCGGCAATGGCGATGGCGGCGCCATGTGGCATGCGGCGGGAACGCCGTGCCCCGGTTTTTGCTACCCGCTGGACGACCAGCGGGATGACGGGCGCGACCGGCTAGCCGGTCTCGCCGGCGTGGACGTGGAGCTGGCCTGA
- a CDS encoding nucleoside hydrolase → MIAATRRRALTLAGGGAGLLLARGALAQAAAGIRLRPAARVIVDNDFAGNPDGLIALAHQVLSPTTIVPLVTCSPLDPQLAGPLAGRSAAEAARLVGEMLPLADLPSDPQVVAGAEGFGGGEGPSLAARAIVAEALRDDPLPLIVTCGGPLTNVAAALRLEPAIAARMTLIWIGGGGAGEPEYNQRVDEGAARFVLEETAVPLWQVPQPAYRQLQFGMAEMEAAFRPLSPLTRWLYDRYTTLPDWVQLGGALAMGDTPMVLLSAIGGDSSTWREVPAGPAGRTIRLYDRLDARLALADMLARFRLHAERSR, encoded by the coding sequence ATGATCGCCGCGACCCGTCGCCGGGCGCTGACCCTGGCCGGGGGCGGGGCCGGGCTGCTGCTGGCGCGCGGCGCGCTGGCGCAGGCGGCCGCCGGCATCCGGCTGCGCCCGGCGGCGCGGGTGATTGTGGACAACGACTTCGCCGGCAACCCGGACGGGCTGATCGCGCTGGCGCATCAGGTGCTGAGCCCGACGACGATCGTGCCGCTGGTCACCTGCAGCCCGCTAGACCCCCAGCTGGCGGGGCCGCTGGCCGGGCGGAGCGCGGCCGAGGCGGCGCGGCTGGTGGGCGAGATGCTGCCGCTGGCGGACCTGCCGTCCGATCCGCAAGTGGTCGCCGGGGCGGAAGGGTTCGGCGGCGGCGAGGGCCCATCCCTTGCCGCGCGCGCCATCGTGGCGGAGGCGTTGCGCGACGATCCGCTGCCGCTGATCGTCACCTGCGGCGGACCGCTGACCAATGTGGCCGCCGCGCTGCGGCTGGAACCCGCGATCGCCGCGCGCATGACGCTGATCTGGATCGGCGGCGGCGGCGCGGGCGAACCCGAATACAACCAACGGGTGGACGAGGGCGCCGCCCGCTTCGTGCTGGAGGAGACGGCCGTGCCGCTGTGGCAGGTGCCGCAGCCCGCCTATCGCCAGTTGCAGTTCGGCATGGCGGAGATGGAGGCGGCGTTCCGCCCGCTCTCCCCGCTGACGCGCTGGCTGTACGACCGCTACACCACGCTGCCTGACTGGGTGCAGCTGGGCGGCGCGCTGGCGATGGGCGACACGCCGATGGTGCTGCTGTCCGCGATTGGCGGCGACAGCAGCACCTGGCGCGAAGTGCCCGCCGGGCCCGCCGGGCGCACCATCCGCCTGTACGACCGGCTGGATGCGCGGCTGGCGCTGGCCGACATGCTGGCCCGTTTCCGCCTGCATGCGGAACGGTCGCGCTGA
- a CDS encoding glycosyl hydrolase, with translation MRSLSLAVLLAGTILSLPAVAQDASPPAQVPAAANADDPLLQGFRDPPKSSRPRVWWHWMNGNISQDGITRDIDWMARIGLGGLHNFDANLATPQVVEQRLTYMNPGWQAAFRHAAAEAERHDLELAVAASAGWSETGGPWVPPADGIKKLVWAEMVVDGGAPLASALPMPPDTTGPFQNVALEDPLAAFEQREVHAPPTWYADVAVLAYPLAVAAGGPAPQARAGDAALDGAALADDSYQTGVTVPRGTAEAPGAVELRYDAPRTIRGASVFVPGVQPPFADPATSPVLEAQGPDGTWQRIVSLPAGPVPATVSFTPVTAQVFRVVFGPYDGPRRPGIGGGMAPGAAAPSFPGMGAAPADWQVTDLKLLEQPRINRFEHKAGFAVAGDYYALGLGGEGAEAGIDPASVVDLSGKLRADGTLDWTPPPGRWRIVRFGSSLTGKTNHPAPPEATGLEVDKLDGAAVRRYLETYLGTYSKAAGDDLIGDRGLTALLTDSTEVGAFNWTPRLLEKFAEARGYDPQPYLPALTGAIVGTRAASEAFLYDWRRTIAELHASEHYATVAAVAHEHGLTLYGEALEDQRPSLGDDMALRRHTDVPMAAMWTYGPEGPRPTLIGDIRGAASVAHLYGQNLVAAESLTSALSPWAHAPRDLRKVIDLEFAHGVNRPVIHTSVHQPTEQAPGLSLAIFGQYFNRHDTWAELAKPWVDYIARSSHLLQQGRFFADVAYFHGEEAPLTALYGQAELADTPRRHAWDFVNADALTGLLEVNGDGALVAPSRAEYRVLYLGGTSQRMTLPVLRRIAAMVDAGATVVGEAPTGSPSLADDPAKFAALVARLWPGGTEARIGRGRVIAGRDVEAALARIGVTPDFEHSGDANLLWAHRRLPDGDLYFITNRENRPERTDARFRVTGRLPEIWRADSGTAEPVSFRTEGAETIVPLDLAAEDSLFVVFRTPTAETARDVPPHAWRPAATLDGPWQVAFQPDRGAPAAITLDRLAPLNESDDAGVRYFSGIATYTRDFAAPAGHTPGTPLLLDLGKVGDVAEVRVNGAVAGTAWHAPWQVDIGPLVRAGDNRVEVRVANLWVNRLIGDAQPGATKVAFTTAPTYRPDAPLRPAGLIGPVRLLTGEGPGAAAR, from the coding sequence ATGCGCTCACTCTCGCTCGCCGTGCTGCTCGCCGGCACGATCCTGTCGCTGCCGGCGGTGGCGCAGGACGCCAGCCCCCCGGCCCAGGTGCCGGCCGCCGCCAACGCCGACGACCCGCTGTTGCAGGGGTTCCGCGACCCACCGAAATCCTCTCGCCCGCGCGTCTGGTGGCACTGGATGAACGGCAATATCAGTCAAGACGGGATCACCCGCGACATCGACTGGATGGCGCGGATCGGCCTTGGCGGGCTGCACAATTTCGACGCCAATCTGGCGACGCCGCAGGTGGTGGAGCAGCGGCTGACCTACATGAATCCGGGCTGGCAGGCGGCGTTCCGCCATGCCGCGGCGGAGGCCGAGCGGCACGATCTGGAACTGGCCGTCGCCGCCAGCGCCGGCTGGTCGGAGACCGGCGGGCCGTGGGTGCCGCCCGCCGACGGGATCAAGAAGCTGGTCTGGGCGGAGATGGTGGTGGATGGCGGCGCGCCGCTGGCGAGCGCGTTGCCGATGCCGCCCGACACCACCGGCCCGTTCCAGAACGTGGCGCTGGAAGACCCGCTCGCCGCGTTCGAGCAGCGCGAGGTGCATGCCCCGCCGACCTGGTATGCCGACGTGGCGGTGCTGGCCTATCCGCTCGCCGTGGCGGCGGGTGGCCCGGCGCCGCAGGCACGCGCCGGCGATGCCGCGCTGGACGGGGCGGCGCTGGCCGATGACAGCTACCAGACCGGGGTGACCGTGCCCCGCGGCACGGCGGAGGCGCCCGGCGCCGTGGAACTGCGGTACGATGCGCCGCGCACAATCAGGGGCGCCAGCGTGTTCGTGCCCGGCGTGCAGCCGCCCTTCGCCGATCCCGCGACCAGCCCGGTGCTGGAGGCGCAGGGGCCGGACGGCACGTGGCAGCGGATCGTCAGCCTGCCGGCTGGGCCGGTACCGGCGACCGTGTCCTTCACCCCGGTCACCGCGCAGGTGTTCCGGGTGGTGTTCGGCCCGTACGATGGCCCGCGCCGGCCGGGTATCGGCGGCGGCATGGCGCCGGGTGCCGCGGCGCCGTCCTTCCCCGGCATGGGCGCCGCGCCCGCGGACTGGCAGGTGACCGACCTCAAGCTGCTGGAGCAGCCGCGCATCAACCGTTTCGAGCACAAGGCCGGCTTCGCCGTGGCGGGCGATTACTACGCGCTGGGCCTGGGTGGGGAAGGGGCGGAGGCCGGGATCGATCCGGCCAGCGTGGTTGACCTTTCGGGCAAGCTGCGCGCCGACGGCACGCTGGACTGGACGCCGCCACCCGGCCGCTGGCGCATCGTCCGCTTCGGCTCCAGCCTGACGGGCAAGACCAACCATCCCGCCCCGCCGGAAGCGACCGGGCTGGAGGTCGACAAGCTGGATGGCGCGGCGGTGCGGCGCTACCTCGAAACCTATCTCGGCACCTACAGCAAGGCCGCGGGCGACGATCTGATCGGGGATCGCGGCCTGACCGCATTGCTGACCGACAGTACGGAGGTCGGCGCGTTCAACTGGACGCCCCGGCTGCTGGAGAAATTCGCCGAGGCGCGCGGATATGATCCGCAGCCCTATCTGCCCGCGCTGACCGGCGCGATCGTCGGCACGCGCGCCGCGAGCGAGGCTTTCCTGTACGACTGGCGCCGCACGATCGCCGAACTGCACGCCAGCGAGCATTACGCGACGGTCGCCGCCGTCGCGCACGAGCACGGCCTGACCCTGTATGGCGAGGCGCTGGAGGATCAGCGCCCGTCGCTGGGCGACGACATGGCGCTGCGCCGGCATACCGACGTGCCGATGGCGGCGATGTGGACCTACGGCCCGGAAGGGCCACGGCCCACGCTGATCGGCGACATCCGTGGCGCAGCATCGGTGGCGCACCTCTACGGCCAGAACCTGGTGGCGGCGGAATCGCTGACCAGCGCGCTGTCCCCCTGGGCGCACGCCCCGCGCGACCTGCGCAAGGTGATCGACCTGGAATTCGCCCACGGCGTGAACCGCCCGGTGATCCATACCAGCGTCCACCAGCCGACCGAGCAGGCGCCCGGCCTGTCGCTGGCGATCTTCGGCCAGTACTTCAACCGGCACGACACCTGGGCGGAACTGGCGAAGCCGTGGGTCGATTACATCGCGCGCAGCAGCCACCTGCTGCAACAGGGCCGCTTCTTCGCCGACGTCGCCTATTTCCACGGGGAGGAGGCGCCGCTGACCGCGCTGTACGGCCAGGCGGAGCTGGCTGACACGCCCCGGCGCCATGCCTGGGACTTCGTCAACGCGGACGCGCTGACCGGCCTGCTTGAGGTTAACGGCGACGGCGCGCTGGTGGCGCCATCAAGGGCTGAGTACCGCGTCCTGTATCTGGGCGGCACGTCGCAGCGCATGACTCTGCCGGTGCTGCGGCGGATCGCCGCCATGGTGGACGCGGGCGCGACCGTGGTCGGCGAGGCGCCGACCGGATCGCCGTCACTGGCCGACGATCCGGCGAAATTCGCCGCGCTGGTCGCCCGACTGTGGCCCGGCGGGACGGAGGCGCGCATCGGGCGCGGGCGGGTGATCGCCGGGCGGGATGTGGAGGCGGCGCTGGCGCGCATCGGCGTCACCCCCGACTTCGAGCATTCCGGGGACGCCAACCTGCTGTGGGCGCATCGCCGGCTGCCCGATGGCGACCTGTATTTCATCACCAACCGCGAGAACCGCCCCGAACGGACCGACGCCCGCTTCCGCGTGACCGGCCGGCTGCCGGAGATCTGGCGCGCGGACAGCGGCACGGCGGAGCCGGTGTCCTTCCGCACGGAGGGCGCGGAGACGATCGTGCCGTTGGACCTGGCGGCGGAGGACAGCCTGTTCGTGGTCTTCCGCACGCCGACGGCGGAAACGGCCCGCGATGTTCCGCCACACGCCTGGCGGCCCGCCGCCACGCTGGACGGGCCGTGGCAGGTCGCTTTCCAGCCCGATCGCGGCGCGCCGGCTGCCATCACGCTGGACCGGCTGGCCCCGCTGAATGAAAGCGATGATGCGGGCGTGCGCTATTTCAGTGGCATCGCCACCTACACGCGCGACTTCGCCGCGCCTGCCGGTCACACGCCGGGTACGCCGCTGCTGCTCGACCTGGGGAAGGTGGGCGACGTGGCGGAGGTGCGGGTGAACGGCGCGGTGGCCGGCACCGCCTGGCATGCGCCATGGCAGGTGGATATCGGCCCGCTGGTGCGCGCGGGCGACAACCGGGTGGAGGTGCGGGTGGCCAACCTGTGGGTCAATCGCCTGATCGGCGATGCGCAGCCCGGCGCCACCAAGGTCGCCTTCACCACGGCGCCGACCTACCGCCCCGATGCCCCGCTGCGGCCCGCGGGCCTGATCGGCCCGGTGCGGCTGTTGACCGGGGAAGGGCCGGGGGCAGCAGCGCGCTAA
- a CDS encoding alpha-L-fucosidase, with the protein MDRRTLLAALAALPAAARAQGTMPANWSALIGTYRLPDWFRDAKFGIWAHWSAQCVPEFGDWYGRRMYQQGDPFYDHHLKTYGHPADRGFMEIENLWRAEAWDPAWLVRRYKAAGAKYVMALACHHDNLDAYDSAHHAWNTLRVGPRRDIVGTWERAVRAEGLRFGVSNHASHAWHWYQPAYAYDTEGPRAGERYDAWHLTKEDGAGTWWEGLDPQELYGGAVMAPPPGITSTAGMAAWHATHDGRWMEFSPPGNPAFADKWLLRQNDLVDKYRPDIVYFDNYGLPFGPVGVAAAAHYYNGAIARDGVTDVVLTAKVLSPFERQALVEDVERGWSDRLRDQPWQTCTCIGDWHYNRARFLQRSYVPAKQVIQRLCDVVAKNGNLLLSIPMRGDGTIDAEEERVLDGITAWMQLNGEAAIHGSRPWRIYGEGPTSVQAGMHTEGDTLFTPQDVRFTVTGDTLNAVLLDWPGQPVRIAALGRTALPAARIERATLTGGRPVPFRRTADALELDLPPAASGDMIPVVRLEGAGLV; encoded by the coding sequence ATGGACAGACGTACCCTGCTGGCCGCGCTGGCGGCGCTGCCCGCCGCCGCCCGCGCGCAAGGCACCATGCCGGCGAACTGGTCGGCGCTGATCGGCACCTATCGCCTGCCCGACTGGTTCCGCGATGCGAAGTTCGGCATCTGGGCACACTGGTCCGCGCAATGCGTGCCCGAATTCGGCGACTGGTACGGGCGCCGGATGTACCAGCAGGGCGACCCGTTCTACGACCATCACCTGAAGACCTACGGCCACCCGGCGGATCGCGGCTTCATGGAAATCGAGAATCTCTGGCGGGCGGAGGCATGGGATCCGGCCTGGCTGGTGCGCCGCTACAAGGCGGCGGGCGCGAAATACGTCATGGCGCTGGCCTGCCATCACGACAATCTGGACGCCTACGACAGCGCGCATCACGCCTGGAACACGCTGCGCGTCGGCCCCCGGCGCGACATCGTCGGCACGTGGGAACGGGCGGTCCGGGCAGAAGGGCTGCGCTTCGGCGTCAGCAATCATGCCAGCCACGCATGGCACTGGTACCAGCCCGCCTACGCCTACGACACGGAAGGGCCGCGCGCGGGCGAACGCTACGATGCGTGGCACCTCACCAAGGAAGATGGCGCGGGCACATGGTGGGAAGGGCTCGACCCGCAGGAGCTGTATGGCGGCGCGGTCATGGCGCCGCCGCCGGGCATCACCAGCACCGCCGGGATGGCGGCGTGGCACGCCACGCATGATGGCCGCTGGATGGAATTCAGCCCGCCGGGCAATCCCGCCTTCGCCGACAAATGGCTGCTGCGGCAGAACGACCTGGTGGACAAATACCGGCCGGACATCGTCTATTTCGACAATTACGGCCTGCCCTTCGGCCCGGTCGGCGTGGCGGCGGCGGCGCATTACTACAACGGCGCGATCGCCCGCGACGGCGTGACGGACGTGGTGCTGACCGCCAAGGTGCTGTCCCCGTTCGAACGGCAGGCGCTGGTGGAGGACGTGGAACGCGGGTGGAGCGACCGGCTGCGTGACCAGCCGTGGCAGACCTGCACCTGCATCGGCGACTGGCATTATAACCGCGCGCGCTTCCTGCAGCGCAGCTACGTCCCCGCGAAGCAGGTGATCCAGCGACTGTGCGACGTGGTCGCCAAGAACGGCAACCTGCTGCTGTCCATCCCCATGCGCGGCGACGGCACCATCGATGCGGAGGAGGAGCGCGTCCTGGACGGCATCACCGCCTGGATGCAGTTGAACGGAGAGGCCGCGATCCACGGCAGCCGCCCATGGCGCATCTACGGCGAAGGCCCGACAAGCGTGCAGGCCGGCATGCACACCGAAGGGGACACGCTGTTCACGCCGCAGGACGTCCGCTTCACGGTGACGGGCGACACGCTCAACGCCGTGCTGCTCGACTGGCCGGGACAGCCCGTGCGGATCGCCGCGCTGGGGCGGACGGCGCTGCCGGCCGCGCGGATCGAACGCGCCACGCTGACGGGTGGCCGGCCGGTCCCCTTCCGCCGGACGGCGGACGCGCTGGAACTCGACCTGCCGCCTGCCGCGTCCGGCGACATGATCCCCGTCGTCCGGCTGGAGGGGGCGGGCCTGGTTTAG
- a CDS encoding DUF5597 domain-containing protein — translation MFEAPNLISANRLRGALAVLATVALTGTAVAQTTPLPRLERVGERHLLHVDGQPFLMLGAQANNSSNYPDVLPQVWPMMARLHANTLEIPVAWEQIEPVEGQFDFSYLKALVEGARARDLKLVLLWFATWKNTGPGYAPAWVKTDTARFPRMRTAEGTAHYVLSPHGRATLEADKRAFVAMMTWLRDNDPDHTVIMVQPENETGAYGQKRDLSAEANRLFAGAIPAELAARTGRSGTWARAFGPLADSAFNAWHTARYIDEIAAAGQAVLDLPMFCNAALSDPFSPPGQGGGASGGPDSPVIDVWKAAAPHIDFVAPDIYLTDPRQVLEVLRLYARPDNPLHVPEIGNSAAFARYLWPALGHGAIGFAPFGMDDTGYSNYPLGARVLDEATVEAFAAPYRLFAPMAGAWARVAAGNPGWGTAKLADGAGESRAMGRWTISVSYDEWQFGSRDSPWLKSDPTPTEGQPVGGAVAVQTGPDTFLVAGADARVAISLTSPAAGETGTMLSVEEGTLRPDGSFATRRVWNGDQTDYGLNFTKQPVLLRVTMGTYK, via the coding sequence ATGTTTGAGGCGCCGAATCTGATATCGGCCAACAGGCTGCGTGGCGCGCTGGCGGTCCTCGCGACCGTCGCGCTGACCGGCACGGCCGTGGCACAGACCACACCCCTGCCCCGGCTGGAGCGGGTGGGGGAGCGGCATCTGCTGCACGTCGATGGGCAGCCATTCCTGATGCTGGGCGCGCAGGCGAACAATTCCAGCAATTACCCCGACGTGCTGCCGCAGGTCTGGCCGATGATGGCGCGGCTCCACGCCAATACGCTCGAGATCCCGGTCGCCTGGGAGCAGATCGAGCCTGTCGAGGGGCAATTCGATTTCTCCTACCTCAAGGCACTGGTCGAAGGGGCGCGGGCGCGGGACCTGAAGCTGGTGCTGCTGTGGTTCGCCACCTGGAAGAACACGGGGCCGGGATATGCCCCCGCATGGGTCAAGACCGACACTGCGCGCTTCCCCCGGATGCGGACGGCGGAAGGGACCGCGCACTACGTGCTGTCGCCGCATGGCCGCGCCACGCTGGAGGCGGACAAGCGCGCCTTCGTGGCGATGATGACCTGGCTGCGCGACAACGACCCCGACCATACCGTCATCATGGTGCAGCCGGAGAACGAGACGGGCGCCTACGGCCAGAAGCGCGACCTGTCGGCGGAGGCGAACCGCCTGTTCGCCGGGGCCATCCCGGCGGAGCTGGCGGCGCGCACCGGGCGCAGCGGCACCTGGGCCCGCGCCTTCGGCCCGCTGGCGGACAGCGCCTTCAACGCCTGGCACACCGCCCGCTACATCGACGAGATCGCCGCCGCCGGGCAGGCGGTGCTGGACCTGCCAATGTTCTGCAACGCGGCGCTGAGCGACCCGTTCAGTCCGCCGGGGCAGGGCGGCGGGGCCAGCGGCGGGCCGGACAGCCCGGTGATCGACGTGTGGAAGGCGGCCGCGCCGCACATCGATTTCGTTGCGCCCGACATCTACCTGACCGATCCCAGACAGGTGCTGGAGGTGCTGCGGCTGTATGCCCGGCCCGACAACCCGCTGCACGTGCCGGAGATCGGCAACAGCGCCGCCTTCGCCCGGTATCTGTGGCCGGCGCTGGGGCATGGCGCGATCGGCTTCGCCCCGTTCGGCATGGATGACACCGGCTATTCCAATTACCCGCTGGGCGCGCGGGTGCTGGACGAGGCGACGGTGGAGGCGTTCGCCGCGCCGTACCGGCTGTTCGCGCCGATGGCGGGCGCCTGGGCACGGGTGGCGGCGGGCAATCCCGGCTGGGGCACGGCCAAGCTGGCGGACGGCGCGGGGGAGAGCCGCGCGATGGGTCGCTGGACGATCAGCGTCAGTTATGACGAATGGCAGTTCGGATCGCGCGATTCCCCGTGGCTGAAGTCCGATCCCACGCCGACCGAAGGGCAGCCGGTGGGCGGCGCGGTCGCGGTGCAGACCGGGCCTGACACATTCTTGGTCGCCGGCGCGGACGCCCGCGTCGCCATCAGCCTGACCAGCCCGGCGGCGGGGGAGACCGGCACGATGCTGTCGGTGGAGGAGGGCACGCTGCGCCCCGACGGCAGCTTCGCCACCCGCCGCGTGTGGAACGGCGACCAGACCGATTACGGATTGAACTTCACCAAACAGCCCGTCCTGCTGCGGGTCACGATGGGCACCTACAAATGA